In Oculatellaceae cyanobacterium, the following proteins share a genomic window:
- a CDS encoding cobalt-precorrin-6A reductase, with amino-acid sequence MAYARERIWLIGGTQESRELAIALSQTNLPCTITVTTEPARSLYPSASNLRVLVTRLDINYLEKFLTDEKIGAILDASHPYAVEISTGAIASANQLQIPYLRYERLSVDTAINSSQIIQLDSFNTLINKDYLQGQRVLLILGYRPLPLFQHWQQKASLFARILPSVTAMDAAIAAGFTPDRIIALRPPVSANLEKALWEQWQISLVVTKASGTPGGEDIKRMVAAELGIPLIVINRPKVDYPQQTSDLLVALKFCHQNLKN; translated from the coding sequence ATGGCATATGCACGCGAACGCATTTGGTTGATTGGTGGTACTCAAGAAAGTAGGGAATTAGCGATCGCACTTTCCCAAACTAATTTACCTTGTACAATTACGGTCACAACTGAACCTGCGCGATCGCTTTATCCTTCGGCATCAAATTTACGAGTATTAGTAACTCGTTTAGATATTAATTACCTAGAAAAATTTTTAACCGATGAAAAGATAGGTGCAATTTTGGATGCTTCTCATCCTTACGCTGTGGAAATTTCTACTGGTGCGATCGCTTCTGCAAATCAGCTACAAATTCCCTACTTGCGCTATGAACGTTTATCTGTAGACACTGCAATAAATTCTTCACAAATAATTCAACTAGATAGTTTTAATACACTGATAAATAAAGACTATCTTCAGGGACAAAGGGTATTACTAATATTAGGCTATCGACCCTTGCCCCTATTTCAACATTGGCAACAAAAAGCTAGTTTATTTGCCCGAATTCTGCCTTCTGTGACTGCAATGGATGCAGCAATAGCCGCAGGATTCACACCAGATCGCATAATTGCCTTACGTCCTCCGGTTTCAGCTAACTTAGAAAAGGCATTGTGGGAACAGTGGCAAATTTCTTTAGTCGTGACCAAAGCTTCTGGAACTCCTGGGGGAGAAGATATTAAGCGCATGGTTGCTGCTGAGTTAGGTATCCCTTTAATAGTTATTAACCGTCCAAAAGTTGACTATCCTCAACAAACCAGTGACTTATTAGTAGCACTAAAATTTTGTCACCAAAATCTTAAAAATTAA